The stretch of DNA CTGAGGAATGGAAAGGATTCGGGCTGGCGCAAAGACCAAGGCGGTGGGAAGGCTCCAGGTTGATCCCTGTTTCTGTTACAGTAAAGCTTATGGTGTCTGCGGCAACAGGAACTCCTTCGTCGAAGGATGTCACTATCAGCTCGTTCGACCCCACATCCGCGAACAGATCGTCTCGATAAGTGTACTTCAAACCGGTTCCAAAGGCGTAGAGATTCCAGTCGGTGGCAGCAATGTAAACAATTCCGTCTGTGATGGCCGGGCTGGATTGAATCCACTCACCACCGGTTTCGTAGAACCAGATCTCTTCCCCGGTGTCACAGTCCAGTGCAATGACTCTGGCACCATCAGGGTTGTAATACTCGCCATAAAAAACCATGCCGTCCGCAATGCCGGAAGAGCCATGCTGACCGCCTGGAACTGACCATATTGTACTGCCGGTGCTGGCATCCAGACAGAAATAGGTAATCCCCTGGTCTCCAAAGTATAGCATTCCGTTGTGATAAGCAGGGGTTGCTGTGGTAGAGTGGGCGGGACCAATATATGCCTCCCAGACGGTAATCCCTGTTATTGCGTCAATTGCCCTCGTTTTACCGTCGAATCCGTTTATGTAGATCAAACTGTCCACAACAGTCGGAGATGAGTCCCAGTAACCTTCATAGCTATCGGTGTTTTCCCAGATGATTGAGCCTGTACTGGCATCCAGGGCATACAAAGGAGCCTCGCTGCTGAATTCACATGTTGGGACAAATACCATACCGTTCCAGGCCGTCATGCAACTCACCATTATTCCTGAGAGTGTTTCCGACCATATCTCTGTGCCTGTTGCCGCATCAAAGCAATAGACACTTTGGCTTTCCCCACAGTACACTCTTCCATCAACCACTGCAGGTGTGCTACCTCCACCATCAGCATCACCAGAAGCCCAGATTCTCTCACCGGTCAGGGCATCCAGGCACCACAGTGAATCACTGGCAGTATAAAGGTAGCCATCTTTAACTGTTACCGCGTCATCTGTAGTACCAGTCCTGTATTTCCAGATCAGTTCACCGGTAGCTGCATCAAGGGCGTATAGAGAGTCAGTACCATCGTTGGATGGATAGTACACAATTTCATCCACGATTACCGGCGTTGGGAACTCGTGAGAATCTCCGGTGACCTGCGCGGTCCAGAGTATCGTGTTGTCCGTCGGGGCAGGCGATTCTGAAAAGCCATGATGCAGATCATTCTGCATATATGTGTACCAGTCGGTATTCAACCGGGGAATCTGCACTACCGGCTGCCCGTTGAGTGAGTACTGGACATA from Candidatus Aegiribacteria sp. encodes:
- a CDS encoding PQQ-binding-like beta-propeller repeat protein; the encoded protein is MGITVCFVLFVISATGVNITEPVDGETYDGDWLTVRAIVENENEIPEYVQYSLNGQPVVQIPRLNTDWYTYMQNDLHHGFSESPAPTDNTILWTAQVTGDSHEFPTPVIVDEIVYYPSNDGTDSLYALDAATGELIWKYRTGTTDDAVTVKDGYLYTASDSLWCLDALTGERIWASGDADGGGSTPAVVDGRVYCGESQSVYCFDAATGTEIWSETLSGIMVSCMTAWNGMVFVPTCEFSSEAPLYALDASTGSIIWENTDSYEGYWDSSPTVVDSLIYINGFDGKTRAIDAITGITVWEAYIGPAHSTTATPAYHNGMLYFGDQGITYFCLDASTGSTIWSVPGGQHGSSGIADGMVFYGEYYNPDGARVIALDCDTGEEIWFYETGGEWIQSSPAITDGIVYIAATDWNLYAFGTGLKYTYRDDLFADVGSNELIVTSFDEGVPVAADTISFTVTETGINLEPSHRLGLCASPNPFHSSAFISFELSEPGFTSIEVYDLSGRIVSTLENSELAAGAHTVNWDGRSRNGEPVSAGLYFCRIQSGNITETTGLCLLR